The following coding sequences lie in one Rutidosis leptorrhynchoides isolate AG116_Rl617_1_P2 chromosome 4, CSIRO_AGI_Rlap_v1, whole genome shotgun sequence genomic window:
- the LOC139842074 gene encoding beta-1,4-xylosyltransferase IRX9: protein MGSSERPKKKVQLWKKATVHFLLCFIMGFFTGFAPTNKPSFTTNHVIAPNVNSPEISPPQNEISDQRLEHKNENFNRSMLDESLNIQIQENANVGQIEETDKEAEIVATNENDENGKNVVNVDLSPKRLVIVVTPTNDKDELRGALLRKMANTLSLVRSPLLWVVVESESESTEVSDILRKTNVMYRHLVFKENFTDVDVEMDHQRNVALKHIEYHRLSGIVHFASLYNVYDLSFFDEIRNIEMFGTWPMAFLSANRQRVRIEGPVCDSSEVIGWHLKSLNSSADDITRSPVHISTVGFNSSILWDPERWGRLTSAQHTSQNSIKFVKEEVLEEETKLKGLPQDGCSKILLWNLHIPRVVTG, encoded by the exons ATGGGATCATCAGAAAGACCAAAGAAGAAAGTTCAATTATGGAAGAAAGCCACTGTCCATTTTTTGTTATGTTTCATTATGGGATTCTTCACTGGATTTGCACCAACAAATAAACCTTCTTTTACTACAAACCATGTTATTGCACCAAACGTTAATTCGCCTGAGATTTCACCACCACAGAATGAAATCTCGGACCAACGTTTGGAGCATAAAAATGAGAATTTCAATAGGAGCATGTTAGATGAAtctttaaatatccaaatacaagaAAATGCTAATGTTGGCCAAATAGAAGAAACGGACAAAGAGGCCGAAATTGTTGCAACTAATGAAAATGATGAAAATGGTAAAAAtgttgtaaatgttgatttgagtcCTAAAAGGCTTGTAATTGTTGTTACACCGACGAACGATAAAGATGAGCTACGAGGTGCGCTTTTGAGGAAAATGGCGAACACTTTATCATTAGTTCGTTCACCTTTATTATGGGTCGTTGTTGAGTCAGAGTCCGAGTCTACAGAAGTATCCGATATTTTGAGGAAAACTAATGTCATGTATAGACATTTGGTTTTTAAGGAGAATTTTACTGATGTAGACGTCGAAATGGATCATCAAAGAAACGTAGCGCTTAAGCATATCGAGTATCATAGGTTAAGTGGGATCGTTCATTTTGCATCGCTCTACAACGTTTACGATCTTAGCTTCTTCGATGAGATTAGAAATATCGA GATGTTTGGGACATGGCCAATGGCATTTTTATCAGCAAATAGGCAAAGGGTTAGAATTGAGGGGCCAGTTTGTGACTCTTCAGAAGTTATAGGGTGGCATTTAAAAAGTTTGAACAGTTCAGCAGATGATATTACCAGATCACCTGTTCATATATCAACCGTCGGATTTAACAGCTCCATTCTGTGGGATCCCGAAAGATGGGGTCGCCTTACATCAGCCCAACACACCTCTCAG AATTCTATAAAGTTTGTGAAAGAAGAAGTACTTGAAGAAGAAACCAAATTGAAGGGTCTCCCCCAAGATGGTTGCTCCAAGATTCTATTATGGAATCTTCATATTCCAAGAGTAGTTACAGGTTAA